The proteins below come from a single Verrucomicrobiota bacterium genomic window:
- a CDS encoding pyridoxal phosphate-dependent aminotransferase — protein MTNYRISQRAASLSPSLTLAIDAKAKQMKAEGQDVVGFGAGEPDFDTPQHIKDAAAKALAEGFTKYTPSSGIPELRQAIADKFKRENGLTYKPSQIIVSCGGKHSCYNIILATCQEGDEVLIPSPYWLSYPEMVKLAGAKPVILPTTDKTEFKVTPDQLRAALTPRTRLFILNSPSNPTGSVYSPDEIKALGDLCVERGVLIMSDEIYEHLLYDGAKHKSVASFSQAHYDHTIVVHGFAKAWSMTGWRLGFLAAPEPIAKAIDAVQSHSTSNPTSFAQKGAVAALTGSQEHLPKWLAEYDRRRTYAHKKLNSIPGISCVNSKGAFYLFPNVSKLGLNSSDFCAKLLEQQKVAAVPGIAFGADEYLRISYATSMANIEKGLDRLEKFAATLAK, from the coding sequence ATGACGAATTATCGAATCTCACAACGCGCCGCGTCCCTCTCGCCGTCGCTCACCTTGGCCATCGATGCCAAGGCCAAGCAAATGAAAGCCGAAGGCCAGGATGTCGTCGGCTTCGGCGCCGGCGAACCGGACTTCGACACGCCCCAGCACATCAAAGACGCCGCGGCCAAGGCGCTCGCGGAAGGTTTCACCAAATACACGCCTTCGAGCGGCATTCCGGAGTTGCGCCAGGCCATTGCCGACAAGTTCAAACGCGAGAACGGCCTCACCTACAAGCCGAGCCAAATCATTGTCTCCTGCGGCGGCAAACACTCGTGCTACAACATCATCCTCGCCACGTGCCAGGAAGGCGATGAAGTCCTCATTCCGTCGCCGTATTGGTTGAGCTATCCGGAAATGGTGAAACTCGCGGGCGCCAAACCCGTGATTTTGCCAACCACGGACAAAACCGAATTCAAAGTCACACCCGATCAGTTGCGGGCCGCCCTGACGCCGCGCACGCGGTTGTTCATTCTCAATTCGCCGAGCAACCCCACCGGCTCCGTGTATTCCCCGGACGAAATCAAAGCGCTGGGCGACCTTTGCGTCGAGCGCGGCGTGCTCATCATGAGCGACGAGATTTACGAGCACTTGCTCTACGACGGCGCGAAACACAAGAGCGTGGCGAGTTTCTCCCAGGCGCACTACGACCACACCATCGTCGTGCATGGCTTCGCCAAAGCCTGGAGCATGACCGGTTGGCGGTTGGGGTTTCTGGCCGCGCCCGAACCGATTGCCAAAGCGATCGACGCTGTGCAAAGCCACAGCACGAGCAACCCGACATCGTTCGCACAGAAAGGCGCCGTGGCCGCGCTGACGGGTTCGCAGGAACATCTGCCGAAGTGGCTGGCGGAGTATGACCGGCGCCGCACCTACGCGCACAAGAAGCTCAACAGCATTCCCGGCATTTCGTGCGTGAACAGCAAAGGCGCATTCTACTTGTTCCCGAATGTTTCCAAGCTCGGGCTGAACTCCTCCGATTTCTGCGCGAAGCTGCTCGAACAGCAGAAGGTGGCCGCCGTGCCGGGCATCGCGTTCGGCGCGGACGAATACCTGCGCATCAGCTACGCCACGAGCATGGCGAACATCGAGAAAGGGCTGGACCGGCTGGAGAAATTCGCCGCGACTTTAGCGAAGTAA
- a CDS encoding serine esterase, whose amino-acid sequence MRPAGRPWNRARGCSAPRCHRQMRRASLAERELTGFHPGMLKTELIPAPEESSSHLMIVLHGLGDSLEGYRWLPQMMKLPWLNYLLVNAPDEYYGGFSWYDYAGNPEPGVRRSRQLLFELLDGERDAGFPTEKTLVFGFSQGCLLTIEMGVRYPHKLAGLIGISGYAFQPERLVKELSPAASQQRFLLTHGTRDSLIPIAPVRSQIAGLKSAGLQIEWHEFEKEHTIAGETELRVIREFVQLCRVPPR is encoded by the coding sequence ATGCGGCCGGCGGGTCGCCCCTGGAATCGCGCCCGGGGCTGTTCTGCGCCACGTTGTCACCGACAGATGCGCCGCGCTTCGCTTGCTGAGCGGGAGCTAACCGGATTCCATCCTGGCATGCTTAAAACCGAACTGATCCCGGCGCCGGAGGAAAGCTCTTCGCACTTGATGATCGTGCTCCACGGGCTGGGCGACAGCCTGGAAGGATATCGCTGGCTGCCGCAAATGATGAAGCTGCCCTGGCTGAATTATCTGCTCGTCAACGCGCCGGACGAATACTACGGCGGATTTTCCTGGTACGATTACGCCGGCAATCCCGAACCCGGCGTCCGCCGGAGCCGCCAGCTCTTGTTCGAGTTGCTCGACGGCGAGCGCGACGCTGGATTTCCGACGGAGAAGACGCTTGTGTTCGGGTTCTCCCAGGGTTGCTTGCTGACCATCGAAATGGGCGTGCGGTATCCTCACAAGTTGGCCGGCTTGATCGGGATCAGCGGTTACGCGTTTCAGCCGGAGCGGCTGGTCAAAGAACTCTCACCCGCAGCCAGCCAGCAGCGGTTTTTGCTCACTCACGGGACCCGGGACAGCCTCATCCCGATCGCGCCGGTTCGGTCGCAGATCGCCGGGCTCAAGTCCGCCGGTCTGCAAATCGAGTGGCACGAGTTCGAGAAGGAGCACACGATCGCGGGGGAAACGGAACTCCGCGTGATACGAGAGTTTGTTCAGCTTTGCCGCGTACCCCCTCGGTAA
- a CDS encoding citrate synthase, giving the protein MSKTAKLELDGKVYELPAVVGSEGEVGIDISKLRDQSGCITLDDGYGNTGSCVSHITFIDGEKGILRYRGIPIEELAEKSSFVETAFLIIYGHLPNHAEIRRFSDLLTENQMLHEDLKYHFEGFPSSAHPMAILSSMINASSCFYPGLMGPANKARFEVHAARLISQVRTIAAFSHRKSHGLPIIYPKPAYKYTANFLHMLFSEPYQDFDLKPEVVKALDLIFLLHADHEQNCSTSTVRMVASSQANLFASASAGVCALWGPLHGGANQAVIEMLEEIHQSGDDGRRFIEAAKDKTSGKKLMGFGHRVYKNHDPRAKIIKKACDDVLGTLRIADPLLDIAKRLEEAALKDSYFIDRKLYPNVDFYSGIIMRALGIPTEMFTVIFAIGRMPGWIANFKEIMDEPKTRIYRPRQIYIGPKLNPYVPITERK; this is encoded by the coding sequence ATGAGCAAAACGGCAAAACTTGAGTTGGACGGAAAGGTCTATGAACTTCCCGCCGTCGTTGGCAGCGAAGGCGAGGTTGGGATCGATATCAGCAAGCTGCGCGACCAGAGCGGCTGCATCACGCTCGACGATGGCTACGGCAACACCGGTTCCTGCGTCAGCCACATCACGTTTATCGACGGCGAAAAGGGCATCCTGCGGTATCGCGGCATCCCCATCGAGGAACTGGCGGAGAAATCGTCGTTTGTGGAGACGGCCTTTTTGATCATCTACGGGCATTTGCCCAACCACGCCGAAATCAGGCGCTTCTCCGATTTGCTGACGGAGAATCAGATGCTGCACGAGGACTTGAAGTATCATTTCGAGGGTTTCCCTTCGAGCGCTCATCCGATGGCGATCCTCTCCTCGATGATCAACGCGAGCAGTTGCTTTTACCCCGGTTTGATGGGGCCGGCCAACAAGGCCCGTTTCGAAGTGCACGCGGCGCGGCTGATCTCTCAAGTGCGCACCATCGCGGCTTTTTCGCACCGCAAGTCGCACGGGCTGCCGATCATTTATCCCAAGCCCGCTTACAAGTACACGGCCAACTTCCTGCACATGCTCTTTTCCGAGCCGTATCAGGATTTCGATTTGAAACCCGAAGTGGTCAAAGCCCTCGATCTGATTTTCCTGTTGCACGCCGATCACGAACAGAACTGCTCGACCTCGACCGTGCGCATGGTGGCCTCGAGCCAGGCCAATTTGTTTGCCAGCGCTTCGGCCGGCGTCTGCGCGCTCTGGGGCCCCCTGCACGGCGGCGCCAATCAGGCCGTGATCGAAATGCTCGAGGAAATCCACCAGTCCGGCGACGACGGGCGGCGGTTCATCGAGGCCGCCAAGGACAAGACCAGCGGCAAAAAATTGATGGGTTTCGGCCATCGCGTGTACAAGAACCACGACCCCCGCGCCAAGATCATCAAGAAAGCCTGTGATGACGTGCTCGGCACGCTGCGCATTGCTGATCCGTTGCTCGATATCGCCAAGCGGTTGGAAGAAGCGGCGCTGAAGGATTCCTACTTCATCGACCGCAAACTTTATCCGAACGTGGATTTCTACAGCGGGATTATCATGCGCGCGCTGGGCATCCCGACGGAGATGTTCACCGTCATCTTCGCCATCGGCCGCATGCCGGGCTGGATCGCGAATTTCAAGGAGATCATGGACGAGCCCAAGACGCGCATTTATCGTCCGCGCCAGATTTACATCGGCCCGAAGCTCAACCCCTACGTGCCGATCACCGAGCGGAAGTGA